A region of the Conger conger chromosome 6, fConCon1.1, whole genome shotgun sequence genome:
CTGATGTCAAGTGGAACGCTGGACTCACTCTGTGTTGGATTTGCATTGGCCTCTGGAATGTGGTGGTGACAGAGAGCTTTCCGGAAGAGGCGGCTTGTTCTCGGCAGTTTAACTCTGAACACAGTGGCCCGAGGGGGTGCGTGTATTACATCCCGTTTTGCGTTACGATAAATCTGTTTATAGTTATATTTACAATGTCAAATGTAAcggttatattttatttttgagtgaGGGTTTAACTTTGCTGTACAAGGGGAGTATAAGAACAGAGGGTGTGGCGGTCATGCAGTTGGAACAGTTAGAGTCATGTAGGAGAGAGCAGTGGCTCTCCGCAGGCTGGTCTGGTCGCTGTTGGGGTCTCGGAGTTTGTGGTGGAGGGCTCCCCATGTTACTGCTGCTTGCACTCTGCTGGCTGGGGCTCTTCTttctgcacacaacacacagagagggaccTCATGTATGGAGAAAAGACTGcatgggagagtgtgtgagtgtgtgtgtgtgagagagagaaagggtttgcgtggggggggggggttagcacATTCTGATAgagcacgcagacacacatacagagaaaaGGCAAATAACAGGCCAGTGGGGCAGAGAAAATAACTTCATAACACTAAAAATGATAAAGTATTGAAACAAAGCAAGGatgctcctctcctcttctgcaGAGCTGGCGAGCATTCATATGACAAGACTGACTTAAAATGCTCGTCTGCACACAGTGTTAAATGTATGCCAAacccctgcctgccccccccccccccctcaaatgTCTCCAAATATGAACCTTTCACCTGCAGACATTCCCATACACCCGGCCTGGGTAACCAtaagaacagctggcaagaggTGGAGCCTTTAACAGAGAGGCTTGTCCTTCAAAGTTATTTTATAAAGACCAGAAAAACTATGACAGGGAGAGAACAAGCAAGAATTCAGGGCCAGGTTATATTTGAGAGACTGTTAGCAACAGCACTACCAGAAAAGTGAGGCCTGGGTTCACTCAACATGTCCTTAGCTTTGCACcacaattaaaaacaacagcaggcTTTTTCCAGGACACAATTTGGCACATTCAATGACCAAAATAAACTTGAAACTACgtgaagaaagaaaatatcaaATTATTTGGTAGtcacagataaacacagatgttgattgaatccaggcaagagagagaaggagagagatgaaggagGGGGAATGGAAAGATGGAAAAAGAGGGAGGAAGCAGAGTGGAGGACAGGCCCAAAGCCATGATGGAGCAGAGGTGAGTCCATCTCTTTTCTCCCTTACCTATAAATGCATGGGGTGGGAATGATTTATGCCTGCAATGGAGGTAAGGAGGGGGAggcaggagaaacaattatagCCAGAATTAAACATCAAGACAGAGCAACCAAACGCTACCAAGCCTGTTCTTccacccttcccccccccccccccatcatgcACCCTTGTACACACCAGCCGCCCACTAGCACATCAATCAATTCCACTATTAACAGGGGAACCAAAGGCTCTGTCTCCATCAGTAACTCCACAGACCCGCACCGTGGAGCAGAGTGGATTAGCTGAACGATTAGCGCTCTTCTGCCCTGTGTAGACTGTCAGGTTACTGAGGGTTTGACAGGCGAGACACCCTACTGGGTTTTGCCGGGTTAGTTTTAGGCCCAGTGCAAGTTACACTTCTGAAACTGACCTTGGGGTCATCatctccctcctcttcatcaccaTCCTCATCATTGTCCTGTCCACAATAAAGAAAATCATTACATACATCTCCAACAACGCAACCTTCACAAAAACTCAAACACAGTGCGACTGGCTGTGATCAGCACCGGAGCCCGTATGATCAAGACTGTGATCGTGAGTGCGACCATGAATGTGACCATAACCATGACCATTTCCGTGACCATGAACATCATTGTGACTGCGACCCTGGTCAGGAATATGTGAGGCCATGACCGTAATCATTTGACCACGACTCTCTATGTGACTGCGAGCATGACCATGAGTGACCCGGACCATCTGTGCGAAGATGACCGCGAGTGTGACCAGGCCTCACCTCTTCCTCCCCTTCTTCCAGTTCCTCTTCTTCAAActacagaaaaaagaaatacaagcaCATTAAAAACACCGTTTCCCATGGCTATTGGCGTGTTTTGTAACAGGGAGGCGGTGGTGATTAAACCTACGCTGTcatcgtcctccagggcctcCCCAGTGAAGTACAGCACAGCTCTGGGGACCACTCGCTCACGGAAGAAGTGGCCAATCTCAAAATCAGTGGCTAATGTCAGCTCAGAGTCCTCATCCTGGCAACACAACACCACCGATGACTTTACATCACTGAACAGGGTTACATTATCGTACAGCGGAAAACTCCTGACATTCTATCAAGGTCTCATTCCCCAAATTCATGGCCCGTAAAAACTTTTAATTGTGGCAATTTCATGTGATCATCTTTTTCCAGCCTCAAAATGAACCACAATGAGATATGGTTTTAAAGTGTGGAATATattatactttaaaatatttctcAACTTACCATCTCTCCATCAGATGAAactagaaaaaataaaaataaaaataaatacaaataaaacacaaatgtcAGTTTTGGACAGGACCAAACACAGCAAACCATATATATTGACACAAACATATTTAAAGACAATATTtacaatgcataaaaaaagAACTAAATCTACAGGCATTGTTTCTTATTCTTGTTCTTCCTGGCAAGGTTACGTCCTCGTGAAGAATGTGATGGGCCTCGCCACACTCAAACGAAATGCCACATGAAAGGAGCAGCATCTCTCACACTTTCCCACAGACAGGGAGCGGGTGCTGCTACATTCCTACCACTCTCCCGTACAATGGAGGCCAGTAAACTGCCACTGAGAGCCAGCAATACGGTGAATGGCATTCCTGCGacaccagccctttctgagGAATGCCACTGTAACGTTAACCTTAAGAATGGATGACTACCACACCACATTTCAGAGAATAATCATTTTATGCATCACACACTACCTAACCCAAGCCACAAAGGGATCTCATTTAGACCTTGCCTACAAAATTCCATCTAATTGGGCTGCCgaattcagtttcattttctttcagacCTAGACACATTTACTGCTCCAAACcactgaatatatattttaaaatgtacccaACCAACTCTGTGAATGAACGTTCACCTTATTTAACTCACTGGATTGGCAAATCAGTCTTAATTCCCTTTCCCTTCCATAGATTTGCTGGAGAATGCAGCCAGCAGATGCAGGCTACCTCACATGGACCAGGGCCCTCATATTACCAGGAATTTTTAATTGACCCCGAGCATAAGCAGTGAAGTTTCTGGACACCCCTCCTTCTACGTTCACTCAGTTCCAGTCAAAACCCACACAATCTATATTCTAAATCTATATTCCTCTCTTTCCCATTTGACTTACACACTTGAGACAGAAACCAGAAAGTACGACaagtctgagacacacacacttggtgTTGGAGCAAATGCAATCCCAACAGTAAACTACGCAAACGATTTCCTGAAGCACAGGAAATGACCCAGATCAAGCCAAAACCTACAAATCCGGTCTTTCCATAATGCGTTCACATGCTGAATCATGCTCCCATCCACTTTCACCTTGTTCAGTGTGGCTGAAGCACTATCCCCCAAAGACTGACACAAACATGTTCTACAGCCATCTCTCAACACCACTGTACTTCACCTCTACTTGACCTAATCAGCTGACAGGACATGGTCCAGTTTCAGATGGAGGCTTTGCCAACAGGAAGCAGAAAATCCTGGTAGAGAGGTGACTTTCCCCCATAGCCCAGCTATAGCTAGTAAAAACTGTACCAGGCAAACAGTGTCCTTCCAACTATCCCTCTGTAGGCAGTAACTGACCCAAACATGTGTCACCAATTATAGCTAAAACAGTATTCAGCAATAAGTGTTCTCACTAATTCATTACATCACAATGCGACTGGGAGCCAGTGTTGTGTAAAGGGTAACAGAAAAAAGGGGATAAAAATCAGAGAAATTATGAGACTTGGTAAAGTACTCCAGATTAAACCTCTGCACAAACATGCTTGACCTTCACTGTATTTCACAGGAGAAACACAGATTGCTGATCACACGCACTAACAGGGCAGTGGCGCCACCTGCTGTACACACTGAAACCCTGCAGCATGGACACTCATCACTGTACCAGCAGACGAGCCATGGGGCGCTACAGAGCAACACCAGTCTGTCTAAACAGCCGTGGGCAGCAGTGAGCGTACCGTACCTTTGATGGGGTTGAAGAAGTTGAAGAAGGAGTCATTGGGCACTTGCTTGGTGATGGTCCTCACTGTGCCACGGCCCTTgtgtttctgcttcttcttgATGGTCTTGACCGTAACGTCCTTCCCTTTGTGCCAGTCGATGTCACAGCTGGGTGGGGGATGGGCCAGAGAGTGGGGCAGTTAGCTCTTCAGCACAGCACAGTCCTGCACAATCATTTCAAACCCCAGCTGATTCTTGGATGGAATCATTGCAGgctttttgaacattttcttctccttgattaaaacagattttacaaatgtatatgtataatttTATCTCCCTAAGACAATGTGATTTCAGATTTTAATTTCAGATTGATTAGCCAGATCGTTGGCACAAGGACATTGATGAAAACCAGTTGAGATCAATAATTAGGGCAAGAGGTTTTGTGCCCCACAATTTTCCAGACACGACTACTTTACCTAATTTGATTTGCCAGTCAAGTTGCTACAGTGACATCCACACTTGCACACTACAAGCACTGCATTATGTGCACGCCCATGACGCTGGCCAGTGAGTCAGGGACTATGTCACATGCTAATGAAAGGCTGTCTTCTCACCCTTCACAGTCCACAATCTCCGGGCCCTCGAAGGAGAAGGGGTCAGCAGAGTCAGGCTCAGACTTCATCTTGTAAACCTTCGTCAGGACGGTGTTTTTGAAGAAGTTGTTTGTTTCAAAGTGGAACTCTAATGTAAAACTCTGccaaggaaacaaaaaaaaggcattcATACCACTTACATTGTGTTATTCTGAACCCAAACAAGTTGGGgcaagtttttttctttttccccaaaCAAAATGGGTTGAGTTGTTGAGACTCACCATGGGCTGGTCTGGCTCTGAAAACTTCACTTTGATATCTTGCAAGTGCTTCAGGATTGGCTCATCATGCTCCTGGAGAAATGGTGTGACAAAAGCAGGCAGAGATGACTAATAATGTTAAAAACTAAGCCACAGAAGCATCGGCGGCTGGGAGTAAAGCAGGGAGGGGAAGAGCCTGTCACAGCACATTAGCACTGCTCCAAGGCGTGCCCAGGAGAAACTGACCCAATCTCAACACCCCTGCACAAAGCATGTCTACACTCCTGAATATGACCCACCTGCAGCAGGTCACTAAGCATGTCTACAGTCCTGAATATGACCCTCCTGCAGCAGGTCACAAAGCATGTCTACAGTCCTGAATATGACCCTCCTGCAGCAGGTCACCAAGCAGGTCTACAGTCCTGAATATGACCCTCCTGCAGCAGGTCACCAAGCAGGTCTACAGTCCTGAATATGACCCTCCTGCAGCAGGTCACCAAGCAGGTCTACAGTCCTGAATATGACCCACCTGCTGCAGGTCACTAAGCATGTTTACAGTCCTGAATATGACCCACCCGCAGCAGGTCACAAAGCATGTTGATACTCCTGTTAACTAAGCAGGTCTACACTCCTGAATATTCCCCCCCCGGATCGGGTCACTAACCAGGTCTACAGTCCTgaatatggggcggcctgtagcgtagtggttaaggtaaatgactgggacacgcaaggtcggtggttctaatccccggtgtagccacagtaagatccgcacagccgttgggcccttgagcaaggcccttaaccctgcattgctccaggggaggattgtctcctgcttagtctaatcaactgtacgtcgctctggataagagcgtctgccaaatgccaataatgtaatgtaatgtaatgaatatgacCCACCTGCAGCAGGTCACTAAGCATGTCTACATTCCTGAAGATTGTGAGCCAGAACTCCGGGATTCCCTTGGGGTCCTCTTCTGCCGCTGGctcctctttcttctcctcGATTGTGGCTTTTTTCTTCAGCTCGTCCTGTCAGGACAACACCAGAAACACCTCTGCTCACTTAAAATTACCAATGAGCCAGACCTCACCCACTCACTTCAACTGACCAATAAAGTGTGGAAAATATCCCCAAGGCATTCCAATACACCGGTGAAAAACACTGCCCCCAGAAAAGCTAAAACAATGGGAATCACTGTGTTATTATACCATGTCATACTACCATCAATATCTGGAACAAAATCTGGAATATACAATCTTATCATTGGTTTTACATGTAGAGATGTCCCCTTCAAGATTCAGTGGTCATTTACCCACTTGAACAATCCGTTTGAGAAACACAGCTTAGTGCAGTCATCCATTACATCCCGCAGTAATATACGGCCACTCGAGTCATAACTTTTGTTGTCCTCGGGTTTTTGGAAGCTTTTACAAAATTCTGCCGACTCATTTGCACGGCCAACGCAAATTGTCGCCATGCTGACATGGATTTGGGGAGTGAGTCAGGAGGAGGAATCATGAACTCATGGATTCATACAATCATGGCAAAGATACACAGATTACTGGTGGTTACATTTCAATTCTTTACATATTTTTGATATCGTTATACTCACATCGGCCATAACAACTGTTAGCCTTTGCTAATAACACAAGGCATGTTTGTATTGAGTGCTAATTAGCTGTTGGTATAAGCACTGAGCACGACAGCATACCCTGGGTAGTGCTAGTGAGCGGACTAGCTCATAGTTGCATGCTTTCCCACAATTAAATGGTGTCAAAATCCCCTTGCAACAAAAGATGACATACTTTGAGTACAGATAACTTACAAGGGTGAATGATGGTATGTGTACCagtgtcatttattttacattatttttcaatgtgtaCCACATGTTCCATCTTAAACCCCCATAAGGGGGCAAACGTATATGCTTTATAACGGACACAaaccattttattaattttcagAGAGTTATGGAAAGGATCCTGAGATATTAGACCCCATTCTGATTAACAGATAGTCATTTCCTTCAAAGACCTTTATTAGATCTGCATATCACCCTCAGATACAGGAGTTTATGATCCATAAAATGCAATACccattttgcatttgcattaccTTAACATAATGGAGGCAACATTCACAATTTCTGAATATTAACAACAATAAAGGGATTTTGTAGTTCTTGAAAAGTTTCACAAGGGCAACAGTACAGAACAGtacattaattattcataatgACATTCCATTGGAAACATAACCAGGTTAACCGGTTTGGGATGAACGGTTACAGCTTTGGGaagacattttattaaaaagagaCAATAAGCACAGAAAGCAGGCAGATAGTCTGGTCACATGACCCATGTACTCACTGcaagctcctccccctcctctctgtcactGTGCCACTCGCACTCCTCATCTGTGGGCTCCACTGCACCCGAGACCACATCCTTTCTCTGGACACCAGGCAAGCAAGAGAGCAGAGCCATGTCATAGGGGACAACCACAcaacccacaaaaacaaacaatgaaacaGCAAGACAACaaccaaacagacaaacaaaacaccAGAAGAGTTAGCAAGCAGACTACTGCCAATCAATGAAACAAGTACACAaccaccaaacaaaaacagacagaaacaaacCACCAATCAATGAAGCAGGtacacaaccaaaaaaaaataaaaaaataaaaaaataaaaaaattacctcccaaaaaaacaaaaaacaaacaaaccaccaaataaataaaaactgctaCACAAGTTTCAAGTGTCCTTAAAAAGACTATACACAAACTGGCTGACCCTttaggaaaaaacaaaacaaaaaaacaacaacattattttccagcCTGAGCCGAAATTacagaataaaaagttaaaggaaaaacaaaacaggcatGAATGTGGTTGCCATATTGGACATCCTGTTTGGCCCAAGTTTCCGCTGCGGGCTTAGTCAGCCTGTCCCCAGCTTTGGACCAGGCTGCTGGCTGCAGGGGGAGGGTATAGAACAGAAATTCCACGACTAACACAGAGGCCAGGGGCTAAGGGTTTCCACTTACAGGTcagtaatccccccccccaggcgGTGTACCTTATCAAACAGCGGCTGGTAGAGGGCGGCGTACTTTCTCTCCAGCTCATGCACCTCCTCGTAGAATTTGGCTTCTAGGTGTGCGCAGCGGACCTGCACCTGCTTTAAGGCATTCACTCTTCTCTTCACTGACTTGGGCAAGCTGGAGGAGCACGGGACACAAAACGAGTGAGCGAATGAGAGAAACAAGCATGCCAAAGCCACACACATCTGGCTCAATGCAAGAGGGAAAGGCCAATATTTCCCTCCCTTTTCTAATTCTGTTCTCTTTCCTTCCGTTCTGAGAGTTTATGTAAATATGTAGTGCTAAACCCATACTGCCTTAGTCAACTGCCTTAGTCATCTTCAGTGAAAAGCTGCTCAATAACCATATTTACACATTTCCCTTTAGCCACCTTATGTGGACTGTGAGTGGCAGGCATAGCATTCCCCTGGTGATGTCACCATTCCTCACCTCTCAATGGTGGAAGGGGTGTGTGACACGTTGTCGAGGCGGTCTTGAAGCGCCGCCAAAGCCTGGGGGTTCTGCATAACCTGATCCCCCACTTTACCTGCAGTAATCACACATAAATTCACCTTTACCTACAGGAAGTGCACACAAAACTACAATTGCCACTCATACCCGTCATATCAGCCCTGATCAACTAAACACTCTTACCTGCTGTGATCACACAAAGAACATTCATACTGTCCACAGATTTCACCCACCGCCAAGTACACATTCAAGCCCGTAAAAATTATGTACTAACTTTGCCCAATAAAATTATTGAATGCGTAGTCACACACAGCCTATGAGCATGCAGCTCTGTCAGCTCAAACACTTCCTGTTCACTTCATAGACAGAGACATGGCTTTAACAGCCATATTACCTTGTTATTACAAAAAGCCAATGAGTGTGACCTGCTCCAAAATAAGATGAGATGACTAATCCCTGccactctctccctgcccctgcctctccctctccctctccctctccctccgcaGACCGCTAGAAGACTTTTGCCCTTGTGATGTAAAATTTGGAGCTTCATGAAATTTTCAGAATGACACCCGACACAGCTCTTGGCACAGAGAGTGGGCACCTCAATAACATCCCAAACGGCGAAGTAGGAGTGGGCACAAAACTAATTACCCATACAGGATATAAAACACCAATTGGTTGCCCTGTGTTTAATATTTCAGAAGCTGCACCTTGCAAAAGAGAGGAGCTGTTTTCATAGGGGGCGGGGAAATGCAGTGGCAATGCAGCATTTGGCATTAAAGAAACGAGAAATAGGAGATGCACCTGCGTGATAAAAATAATCAGTTTTGCAGGCCGTCTGTGAGCAGTGTTCGGTTGGCCTGTGGCTAGGACGGCTGTCGGCACATACGGTTTGTGGCAATTCCTTTGGGCAAATGTTGTCACTATGAAAAACACTTGCTGCTAGTTGCTTTGACTAATGTAGTGGAGTCCCAGAGAGATTCCCCACAGAGAATGCTCCACTTAACACAAAGTGTATGTCTCCCAATGGGTCTCTCATTTTCATTGCCATTTACTCAAGAACATGAGCAATCCATCTTCTGTATGTGCCATCTATGAGGAACAGCCACTTAACACAGAGATACAGGCACATCAAAGGCCTGTTTGAAaaagaccattcattctgacaggGTAGGAGTGGGAGCAGGTACATAGCAGTCAAACTACAGCCAGAAGATTGCTACTCACTAACTGATGAAAAAAAAGAGGCGATGGGGCCTTACTTAAAAATTAGATTTGAAATCCagcaacagaaaataatgtcacCAGTTTTATCTCACTGGCCCAAGTGTGGACAGCCCATCTCAAGTGTGTATGACAAAATACATAAcaatattagtgctatctaatTACCCATAAACCCTCTGTGTCTTGCTCATAAATACTCAGTCAAACAAGGGCAACTGTTATTTCAGTGCACATGGTGTTTGCCCCTGAAAGCCACACTTAGTTTGGTTGTTTCTCTTCAGTTCCAAAATGGAGACTACCACCACAACCTTGCAGTTTCAGAGAAACAGAACCAAATCCAAACTGGCTATTGCCAATTTTCTGTTGAATTCCAACTCACTGATTTCATTAACAAAGCACGATTAGCAGAAAATGTAATAAGGGAACATAATCAAGGAATCTACAATCACGTGAAGTTTACCTCTGGTTTCACTGTGGTCTCCTTCCATTATCGAATAACAGCCACAGTCTTCTGAACATACAAGAAACGATAGAAAAATGTTTACCACACCAGCATTTcgcatacatattttaaaatacttaaCCAAAAGTTACGCAACTAAAGTTGGCTCAATTTTACAGACACACGATTGCCAAAAGACGCGTCATTGTCTAATACAGTTATCCAGAGTGCGGCTGTTTATATGTGATAACTGTAATCAAACAGCAATATGCTGGCTACTGCTTGCATAATACCAGCAGGGCTAAATTAGTCCAGATAGCATAGCGCATTCAGTAgttttatgtatatataaatataatccaaCTAGGCAATGTTGGCTAGATAATCATAGATAGGttgtacatttaaatacattttgaaaaaaaaaaacacaaaaaaaaacaaacaaacagtagtTTGTTGTGAAAATATGACGCAAAaactttttcaaataaaaattcaCCCCTATTGAACATACTATATTTAATCCCACTGCGAGCCGTGAACGTGAACAGAACTTGCAAGCATGCAAAGCAACGTATATTAACGCTGAGAGTGTTCTTCAAGTAAACGTTTCGACATGTTGCATAAACAAGAGTTGACAATATATTCTGGACTGACAGCTGCAGCGTCAGAAAGCTGTGCTGGTCAACTTCCATGCAAAGCGCAGTCCGATGACGCATTCCGCTTACCAGCGGTGATGaaatatctagctagctagcct
Encoded here:
- the LOC133130635 gene encoding nucleosome assembly protein 1-like 4 isoform X2, translating into MEGDHSETRGKVGDQVMQNPQALAALQDRLDNVSHTPSTIESLPKSVKRRVNALKQVQVRCAHLEAKFYEEVHELERKYAALYQPLFDKRKDVVSGAVEPTDEECEWHSDREEGEELADELKKKATIEEKKEEPAAEEDPKGIPEFWLTIFRNVDMLSDLLQEHDEPILKHLQDIKVKFSEPDQPMSFTLEFHFETNNFFKNTVLTKVYKMKSEPDSADPFSFEGPEIVDCEGCDIDWHKGKDVTVKTIKKKQKHKGRGTVRTITKQVPNDSFFNFFNPIKVSSDGEMDEDSELTLATDFEIGHFFRERVVPRAVLYFTGEALEDDDSFEEEELEEGEEEDNDEDGDEEEGDDDPKA
- the LOC133130635 gene encoding nucleosome assembly protein 1-like 4 isoform X1 — translated: MEGDHSETRGKVGDQVMQNPQALAALQDRLDNVSHTPSTIESLPKSVKRRVNALKQVQVRCAHLEAKFYEEVHELERKYAALYQPLFDKRKDVVSGAVEPTDEECEWHSDREEGEELADELKKKATIEEKKEEPAAEEDPKGIPEFWLTIFRNVDMLSDLLQEHDEPILKHLQDIKVKFSEPDQPMSFTLEFHFETNNFFKNTVLTKVYKMKSEPDSADPFSFEGPEIVDCEGCDIDWHKGKDVTVKTIKKKQKHKGRGTVRTITKQVPNDSFFNFFNPIKVSSDGEMDEDSELTLATDFEIGHFFRERVVPRAVLYFTGEALEDDDSFEEEELEEGEEEDNDEDGDEEEGDDDPKKEEPQPAECKQQ